A genome region from Gopherus flavomarginatus isolate rGopFla2 chromosome 9, rGopFla2.mat.asm, whole genome shotgun sequence includes the following:
- the SSTR5 gene encoding somatostatin receptor type 5: MLIYLSLKKIGKGKMDPLYFSSAFGMEVSAQDVNSSSLMNMTNNRTMTGLPVSKDVHTVLISIIYFLVCAIGLSGNTLVIYVVLRHAKMKTVTNIYILNLAVADVLFMLGLPFLATQNTISYWPFGFFWCRLVMTLDGINQFTSIFSLTVMSMDRYLAVVHPIKSTKWRRPRVAKLISITVWTFSFLMVLPVIIFADVQEHLHTCNMNWPEPVNIWSAVFIIYTSVLGFFGPLLVICLCYLLIVIKVKSSGVRVGSTRRRRSERKVTRMVVIIVVVFVFCWLPFYILNIVNLISTLPEEPGLLGVYFFVVVLSYANSCANPILYGFLSDNFKQSFQKVLCLRKGNGVEDGDPTKHRQENSSRLQEAMLTQRNMEFNGHMQTSKV, from the coding sequence ATGTTAATCTATCTCAGCCTTAAAAAAATTGGGAAAGGAAAAATGGATCCTTTATATTTTTCCAGTGCTTTTGGCATGGAGGTCAGTGCCCAAGATGTAAATTCCTCCTCACTGATGAACATGACGAACAATAGGACTATGACAGGACTTCCTGTGTCCAAAGATGTTCACACAGTTCTTATCTCTATCATATACTTCCTTGTATGTGCAATCGGACTCAGTGGGAACACCTTGGTCATTTATGTGGTTTTGCGTCATGCCAAGATGAAAACAGTCACCAACATTTACATCTTGAATTTAGCCGTAGCCGATGTACTCTTCATGCTTGGCTTGCCATTCCTGGCTACTCAGAACACCATCTCTTACTGGCCCTTTGGCTTCTTTTGGTGTCGGCTTGTTATGACCTTAGACGGCATTAATCAATTCACCAGTATCTTTTCCTTGACTGTCATGAGTATGGATCGCTACCTTGCAGTAGTTCATCCCATCAAGTCCACCAAATGGCGGCGTCCAAGGGTGGCCAAACTGATCAGTATAACGGTCTGGACTTTCTCATTCTTGATGGTTCTTCCAGTCATTATATTTGCAGATGTTCAGGAACACCTTCATACCTGCAACATGAACTGGCCAGAGCCAGTAAACATATGGTCAGCAGTCTTCATCATTTACACATCGGTCTTAGGATTTTTTGGACCCCTGCTGGTGATCTGCCTCTGCTACCTGCTGATCGTGATTAAGGTCAAGTCTTCTGGGGTCCGAGTTGGGTCCACAAGGCGCAGGCGGTCAgagaggaaagtgaccaggatggtGGTCATCATTGTGGTCGTCTTTGTGTTTTGCTGGCTCCCGTTCTATATACTGAACATTGTCAATTTGATATCCACCTTGCCGGAAGAGCCTGGGTTACTCGGTGTTTACTTCTTTGTGGTGGTTCTGTCCTATGCAAACAGCTGTGCCAACCCCATACTTTATGGATTTCTCTCTGACAACTTCAAGCAGAGTTTTCAGAAAGTTTTATGTCTCCGGAAGGGGAATGGTGTTGAAGACGGAGATCCAACCAAGCACAGGCAGGAGAACAGCAGTCGCTTGCAAGAAGCAATGCTAACCCAGAGAAACATGGAATTCAATGGACATATGCAAACGAGTAAGGTGTGA